ACCAGCTCAGCTCGCCGCGCGCGATGTCCATCGTCGTCAGCGGCGTCGCCAGCATCTGGTCGAAGAGCTTGTTGTACTTCAGCTTGAAGAAGAAGTTGAAGGTCGAGTCGAGCAGCGAGCCGTTCATCGCGGACGCGGCGAGCATGCCGGGCGCCACGAACTCGGCGTACGGGATCGTCTGGCCGTTGAACTCGAAGCCGCTGATCAGCTGGCCGACGCCGACGCCGATCGAGAAGAGGTAGAAGACCGGCTCGAGGAAGCCGCTGACGAAGATGTACCAGGCGCGGCGGTAGGCCAGGTAGTTGCGGTAGAGCAGCAGGCCGGTGGCCTCGCCGGCCGAGACCGGGGAGGCGGCCGCGCGACCGACGGAGGTCGTGAGCATCGCCATGTCAGAGCACCATCCTGCGGCCGAGGCGGCGGACGGCCCAGAGCCAGCCAGCCAGCGCGAGCACGCCGAGGTAGGCGACGTGGACGGCCACCATTGACCAGTCGACGACGCCGAGCGTGAGCATCCGGGTGAGGTCGACGCCGTGCCACAGCGGCGTGACCCGGGCGAGCGACTCCATGACGGCGTTCAGGTTGGAGACCGGGAAGAACGCGCCCGAGAAGAGGAACAGCGGGATCATGCCGAGCCGGAAGACCAGCGAGAACGCGCTCTCGTCCTTGAGGCCGGCGGAGAACGCGTAGAGCGGCGTGGCGAACGCGAGGCCGATGAGCAGCTGCACGAAGAACGCCGCGATCACCCCCGGCACCGAGGAGAAGACGCCGAAGCAGGCCATCACCGCGATGAAGACCGCCGAGGTGGTGGCGACCCGGAACAGCACGAACGCCAGGTGGGACAGGATCACCTCGGGCACGCCGAGCGGGGTGGCGATCATCGAGAAGTACGTCTTGTGCCACTTGATCATGCCCATGACGGGGTAGGTCACCTCGCCGAAGACGGTCGTCATCGCCTGTGCGGCGACCATGCCGGGGGCGACGAAGGAGAGGTACGACGTGGCGCCCTCGAGCTTGCTGGGGTCGCCCTTGATGAAGCCGCCGAGCAGGACGCCCATCGCGAGGATGTAGAGCAGCGGCGTCACGAACGACGAGATCGCGCTGCCCTTCCAGGTGCGCTTGTAGGCGATCGCCCAGTAGTCGAAGAGGCGGGCCGCCCCGGCGAGGACGTTCGTCGGCGGACCGACCTGGGTGCTGCTGTCGGCCATCAGTCGACCAGCGTCCGGCCGGTGAGGCGCAGGAAGACGTCCTCGAGGGTGGAGCGGCGTACGAGCGTGACGGCCGGCTCGAGGCCGCGCTCGTGCACCTTGGCGATGATCTCCTCGCCGTCGTGGCCGTAGACGAGGAGCCGGTCGGGCAGCACCTCGACGCGCTCGCCGAGGTCGGCGACCTTCTCGGCGAGGGCCTCGTGGGTGTCACCCTCCCGGGAGACGCCGAAGCGGAGCTCGGCGACCTCGCGGGTGGAGTGCGTGCGGATCAGCTCGAGCGGCGAGCCCTCCGCGACGATCACGCCCTTGTCCATGACGACGAGGCGGTCGCACAGCTGCTCGGCCTCGTCCATGTAGTGGGTGGTCAGCACCAGGGTCACGCCCTGCTGCTTGAGGCGGAAGAGCCGGTCCCACACGACGTGACGGGCCTGCGGGTCGAGGCCGGTGGTCGGCTCGTCGAGCAG
The Nocardioides luti genome window above contains:
- a CDS encoding ABC transporter permease, with the protein product MADSSTQVGPPTNVLAGAARLFDYWAIAYKRTWKGSAISSFVTPLLYILAMGVLLGGFIKGDPSKLEGATSYLSFVAPGMVAAQAMTTVFGEVTYPVMGMIKWHKTYFSMIATPLGVPEVILSHLAFVLFRVATTSAVFIAVMACFGVFSSVPGVIAAFFVQLLIGLAFATPLYAFSAGLKDESAFSLVFRLGMIPLFLFSGAFFPVSNLNAVMESLARVTPLWHGVDLTRMLTLGVVDWSMVAVHVAYLGVLALAGWLWAVRRLGRRMVL